A stretch of DNA from Candidatus Binataceae bacterium:
TGAAGTGCGGCATGATTTGGGCGAGCGTCCTGACGACAAATCTCTAAGGAGTGCCCGCCTTAAGCATATGGACCAACTGCAACGCGCGATTACCGAGCTCACGATCGCCAATCGAATTCTAGCGCACGAGAACGTGGTCGATGCCTACGGCCACGTCAGTCTGCGCCATCCCGTTCATTCCGACCGCTACCTGCTGGCCTGCTCGCGCAGCCCCGAACTGGTCGAGCGCGAAGACATCATGGAATTCACTTTCGATGGCAAAGCGGTGGGCGATGACAAGCGGCCGCCCTACCTTGAACGATTCATTCATGGCGGCATCTACGCCGCGCGCCCTGACATTCAGGCAGTCGTCCATGCGCATTCCGAAGACGTTCTGCCCTTTGGCATCAGTCCGGTAGCGCTGGTACCGGTGATCCATTCGGGTAGCGTGCTGGGTGCTCGGATCCCCGTCTGGGATATCGCCGAGCGCTTCGGCACCGATACCAATTTGCTGGTGACCAACATCGAGCAGGGTCAAGATTTGGCCCAGGCCCTTGGCGCCGAGCGCGCGGTCCTGATGCGCGGCCACGGTTTCGCCGCGGCGGGCCGCAACCTGCTCGAAGTCCTGCGGATCTCCATTTTCATGCCGCGCAATGCCCGCGTGCAGCAGGCCGCGATGCGCATGGGCGGCTTCAAATCGCTCAATCCCGGCGAGATCGCCGCCCGTGGCGCCATCTTCCAACCTGGTTCCTCCGAGGTGATGCGCGCCTGGGAGTACTGGGCACGGCGCGCGGGCTGCGAGCAATTGCTTGCCGAGCTGGCCCGACCCTAAATTTACTTCACGAGCGTCGCAGAGTTGCTCGGTCTATCGAGGAAACAAATGGCAACGCTGGATTTACATTGGCCCGAACCGCGAATCACCCGAGTGCCCTATGCCCTCTACACCCGCCCAGATGTCTTCGAGGTCGAGCGCGAGCGCCTGTTCATGGGCCCGACCTGGAATTTTCTGTGCATGGAGGCTGAATTACCCCAGCCCTGCGATTACCGCGCGAGCTGGGTGGGCGACGTGCCCGTGCTCGTGACTCGCGACGACAACGGCGAGCTGCACGGCTTCGAGAACCGTTGCGCCCATCGGGGAGCGTTGATCTGCATGGGCGCGGGCGGTAACGGCACCCGCATCGCCTGCGTCTATCACGGCTGGACTTACGAT
This window harbors:
- a CDS encoding class II aldolase/adducin family protein, which codes for MDQLQRAITELTIANRILAHENVVDAYGHVSLRHPVHSDRYLLACSRSPELVEREDIMEFTFDGKAVGDDKRPPYLERFIHGGIYAARPDIQAVVHAHSEDVLPFGISPVALVPVIHSGSVLGARIPVWDIAERFGTDTNLLVTNIEQGQDLAQALGAERAVLMRGHGFAAAGRNLLEVLRISIFMPRNARVQQAAMRMGGFKSLNPGEIAARGAIFQPGSSEVMRAWEYWARRAGCEQLLAELARP